A genomic region of Ornithorhynchus anatinus isolate Pmale09 chromosome 7, mOrnAna1.pri.v4, whole genome shotgun sequence contains the following coding sequences:
- the HSPE1 gene encoding 10 kDa heat shock protein, mitochondrial, with protein sequence MAGKAFKKFLPLFDRILVERSAAETVTKGGIMLPEKSQGKVLQATVVAVGSGSKGKSGELQPVSVEVGDKVLLPEYGGTKVVLEDKDYFLFRDGDILGKYLD encoded by the exons ATG GCAGGGAAGGCGTTCAAGAAGTTTCTCCCCCTCTTTGACCGCATCTTGGTGGAGCGGAGCGCGGCCGAGACGGTCACCAAGGGGGGCATCATGCTCCCAGAAAAATCCCAGGGCAAGGTCCTCCAGGCCACGGTGGTCGCCGTCGGGTCCGGCTCCAAAGGAAAG AGCGGAGAACTCCAGCCTGTTAGCGTGGAAGTTGGAGATAAAGTTCTCCTTCCGGAATACGGAGGCACCAAAGTAGTCTTGGAGGACAAG GATTATTTCTTATTTAGAGACGGTGATATTCTGGGAAAATATTTGGACTGA
- the HSPD1 gene encoding 60 kDa heat shock protein, mitochondrial, which yields MLRLVLPLRPLSRALTPHLSRAYAKDVKFGAEARALMLQGVDLLADAVAVTMGPKGRNVIIEQSWGSPKVTKDGVTVAKAIDLKDKYQNIGAKLVQDVANNTNEEAGDGTTTATVLARSIAKEGFEKISKGANPVEIRRGVMLAVDAVIAELKKLSKPVTTPEEIAQVATISANGDQEIGAIISDAMKKVGRKGVITVKDGKTLNDELEIIEGMKFDRGYISPYFINTAKGQKCEFQDAYVLLSEKKISSVQSIVPALEIANAHRKPLVIIAEDVDGEALSTLVLNRLKVGLQVVAVKAPGFGDNRKNQLKDMAIATGGAVFGEEGLTLNLEDVQPHDLGKVGEVIVTKDDAMLLKGKGEKAQVEKRVQEIAEQIDVTTSEYEKEKLNERLAKLSDGVAVLKVGGTSDVEVNEKKDRVTDALNATRAAVEEGIVPGGGCALLRCIPALDALTPLNDDQKIGIEMVKRTLKIPAMTIAKNAGVEGSLIVEKILQSSSDVGYDAMLGQFVNMVEKGIIDPTKVVRTALMDAAGVASLLTTAEAVVTELPKEEKEPAMGGMGGMGGGMGGGMF from the exons ATGCTGCGCCTGGTCCTCCCGCTGCGGCCCCTGTCCCGGGCCCTGACCCCGCACCTCAGCCGCGCCTACGCCAAGGATGTCAAGTTCGGGGCCGAGGCCCGCGCCCTCATGCTCCAGGGGGTCGACCTGCTGGCCGACGCCGTGGCCGTCACCATGGGACCCAAG GGTAGAAACGTGATCATCGAGCAGAGCTGGGGGAGCCCCAAAGTCACCAAGGACGGCGTGACGGTGGCCAAGGCGATCGACCTGAAGGACAAATACCAAAACATCGGCGCCAAGCTGGTCCAGGACGTCGCCAACAACACCAACGAAGAAGCCGGGGACGGCACCACCACCGCCACCGTGCTGGCCCGCTCCATCGCCAAGGAGGGCTTCGAGAAGATCAGCAAAGGAGCCAACCCCGTGGAGatcaggagag GGGTGATGCTCGCCGTCGATGCCGTCATCGCCGAGCTCAAGAAACTCTCGAAACCCGTCACGACCCCTGAAGAAATTGCCCAG GTGGCCACGATCTCAGCCAACGGAGACCAGGAAATTGGCGCCATAATATCCGACGCCATGAAAAAGGTTGGGCGGAAGGGAGTCATCACAGTGAAG GACGGGAAGACGTTGAACGACGAACTGGAGATCATCGAAGGCATGAAGTTTGACAGAGGGTACATCTCTCCGTACTTCATCAACACTGCCAAAG GGCAGAAATGTGAATTCCAGGACGCCTACGTTCTGCTGAGCGAGAAGAAGATCTCCAGCGTCCAGTCCATCGTCCCCGCCCTGGAGATCGCCAACGCCCACCGCAAGCCCCTGGTCATCATCGCCGAAGACGTCGACGGAGAGGCTCTGAGTACCTTGGTCCTCAACAG GCTCAAAGTTGGTCTCCAGGTTGTCGCGGTGAAAGCCCCCGGTTTCGGCGATAACAGGAAGAACCAACTTAAAGATATGGCCATCGCCACCGGAGGGGCC GTGTTCGGCGAAGAGGGCCTGACGCTGAACCTGGAGGACGTCCAGCCTCACGACTTGGGGAAGGTGGGCGAGGTGATCGTCACCAAGGACGACGCcatgctcctcaagggcaagggcgAGAAGGCCCAGGTGGAGAAGCGCGTCCAGGAGATCGCCGAGCAGATCGACGTCACCACCAGCGAGTACGAGAAGGAGAAGCTCAACGAGCGGCTGGCCAAGCTGTCGGACGGCGTGGCCGTGCTCAAG GTGGGCGGGACGAGCGACGTGGAGGTGAACGAGAAGAAGGACCGGGTGACGGACGCGCTGAACGCCACGCGGGCGGCGGTGGAGGAGGGCATCGTCCCGGGCGGCGGCTGTGCCCTGCTGCGCTGCATCCCCGCCTTGGACGCCCTCACGCCCCTCAACGACGACCAGAAGATCG GCATCGAGATGGTCAAACGGACGCTGAAAATCCCCGCGATGACCATCGCCAAGAACGCCGGCGTCGAGGGATCGTTGATAGTCGAGAAGATTCTGCAGAGCAGCTCGGATGTCGGCTACGACGCGATGCTGGGCCAGTTCGTAAATATGGTGGAGAAGGGAATCATCGACCCCACCAAG GTGGTGAGGACGGCCTTGATGGACGCCGCCGGCGTGGCCTCCCTGCTGACCACGGCCGAAGCGGTGGTGACCGAGCTgcccaaggaggagaaggagcccgccatgggcgggatgggggggatgggcggagggatggggggcgggatGTTCTAG